One Prolixibacteraceae bacterium DNA segment encodes these proteins:
- a CDS encoding NCS2 family permease gives MLEKFFKLKENGTTVKTEILAGITTFMTMAYILAVNPDILSACGMDKGAVFTASALSAFVATLVMALVAKLPFALAPGMGLNAFFAFGVCLSMGHDWEFALTAVFLEGIIFLLMTAFNIRELIINSIPKNIKHAISVGIGLFIALIGMKNAGIVVANDATLVGLGDITSGSATVALLGVFITGVLLALNVRGAILIGLFTSTVIGIPLGVTIVPSTFSFAVPSLEPIMFKFQWDWLNSAEGIFSMITVLFTFLFVDMFDTVGTLIGVTTKADMLDEKGRIPNVKQALFADSIGTTVGAFLGTSTVTTFVESAAGVAEGGRTGLTALSTAGMFLISLFLAPLFLMVPGAATAPALIIVGVMMVTPIKNIDLDDFTEAIPAFFTMVMMPFTYSIAEGIVFGLISYVFLKLLTGKVKQVSMVTIVLALLFVAKFIIDGM, from the coding sequence ATGTTAGAGAAGTTTTTTAAGTTAAAAGAGAATGGAACTACTGTTAAGACAGAGATCCTAGCAGGTATTACAACGTTTATGACCATGGCTTATATATTGGCTGTGAATCCAGATATTTTAAGCGCATGTGGAATGGATAAAGGTGCGGTATTTACTGCTTCTGCTCTTTCTGCTTTTGTGGCAACCCTAGTAATGGCATTGGTTGCTAAGTTGCCATTTGCTTTAGCTCCAGGCATGGGATTGAATGCATTTTTTGCATTTGGTGTTTGTTTGTCTATGGGACATGACTGGGAGTTTGCACTTACAGCAGTATTCTTAGAAGGGATTATCTTTTTGTTAATGACTGCTTTCAATATTAGAGAATTGATCATTAATTCTATTCCTAAGAATATCAAACATGCTATTTCTGTTGGTATAGGTCTTTTCATTGCATTGATTGGAATGAAAAATGCTGGTATCGTTGTTGCAAATGATGCTACTCTTGTTGGATTAGGAGATATCACTTCGGGATCTGCTACTGTAGCACTTCTAGGAGTATTTATTACCGGAGTTCTATTGGCGTTGAATGTACGTGGAGCTATTCTTATTGGTCTTTTTACTTCTACTGTTATTGGTATTCCACTAGGAGTTACAATTGTACCTTCAACATTTAGTTTTGCAGTACCTTCATTGGAGCCAATAATGTTTAAATTCCAGTGGGATTGGTTGAATTCAGCAGAGGGTATCTTCTCTATGATTACTGTACTTTTTACTTTTCTATTTGTGGATATGTTTGATACTGTTGGTACATTGATTGGTGTAACTACTAAAGCAGATATGTTGGACGAAAAGGGCAGAATTCCTAATGTGAAACAGGCACTTTTTGCTGACTCTATTGGAACAACAGTAGGTGCATTTTTGGGAACTTCCACTGTAACAACTTTTGTTGAGAGTGCTGCTGGTGTTGCTGAAGGTGGACGTACTGGGCTTACAGCATTATCTACGGCAGGAATGTTCTTGATATCATTGTTTCTAGCACCATTATTTTTGATGGTTCCTGGAGCTGCAACTGCTCCTGCATTGATTATTGTAGGTGTGATGATGGTAACTCCAATTAAAAACATTGATTTGGATGACTTTACTGAAGCTATTCCTGCATTCTTTACTATGGTAATGATGCCATTTACTTACTCTATTGCAGAAGGTATTGTATTTGGTTTGATTTCATATGTTTTCCTAAAGTTATTAACAGGAAAAGTGAAACAAGTAAGTATGGTGACTATAGTACTTGCACTTCTATTTGTTGCAAAGTTCATCATCGATGGCATGTAA
- a CDS encoding cation diffusion facilitator family transporter, giving the protein MSHSHSHSMGHHHDHHALPDRIGIAFKMGIILNIVFTAIEYTVGVTTNSLALVSDATHNLSDVASLLLAWFGLKLAQKVVNDHFTYGYKKGTILASLINSIVLCVVVIMIAIESIERFASPIVVDGFGVIVVAAIGVIINGITAFLFFKDQKKDINIRGAFIHLLVDALVSVGVVVSGLLIQYTGLVWIDPIVSLIIAIIIAIGTYGLLKESVRLVLDGVPKEIDYKQIKELLESKDEVIEAHHIHIWPISSSLVSLTAHIEVEDDQMGIEKIMKLRKDIKHDLEHHGIMHSTIEFELAAGTCSDSPC; this is encoded by the coding sequence ATGTCACACTCACATTCACACTCAATGGGGCACCATCATGATCATCATGCCCTTCCAGACCGTATTGGTATTGCATTCAAGATGGGAATAATCCTAAATATTGTCTTCACGGCGATAGAGTATACTGTTGGTGTTACAACTAACTCGTTAGCATTGGTCTCTGATGCAACACATAACCTTTCTGATGTTGCTAGTTTGTTATTGGCATGGTTTGGATTAAAATTAGCACAGAAGGTCGTAAATGATCATTTCACTTATGGCTATAAGAAGGGGACTATTCTAGCCTCTTTGATTAATTCTATTGTCTTATGTGTTGTGGTGATTATGATCGCAATTGAGTCTATTGAACGTTTTGCCTCCCCTATTGTCGTTGATGGTTTTGGGGTCATTGTCGTCGCAGCTATCGGTGTTATAATCAATGGTATCACCGCATTTCTTTTTTTTAAAGATCAAAAAAAGGATATCAATATTCGGGGTGCTTTTATTCACCTCTTAGTAGATGCTTTGGTTTCAGTAGGAGTAGTTGTATCTGGTTTGTTAATTCAGTATACCGGATTGGTTTGGATAGATCCAATCGTAAGTTTGATTATTGCTATTATTATTGCAATAGGGACATATGGTTTGCTTAAAGAGAGTGTTCGCTTGGTTTTGGATGGTGTGCCAAAAGAGATCGATTATAAGCAAATTAAAGAGTTGTTAGAGAGTAAGGATGAAGTGATAGAAGCTCATCATATTCATATATGGCCAATAAGTAGCAGTTTGGTCTCTTTGACAGCACATATTGAGGTTGAGGATGATCAAATGGGTATTGAGAAAATTATGAAGTTACGAAAAGATATCAAACACGACTTAGAACATCATGGTATTATGCACTCTACAATAGAGTTTGAACTGGCTGCTGGAACGTGTTCAGATTCTCCTTGTTAA
- a CDS encoding alpha-L-fucosidase has translation MKKLTTLILAVLLFTQCSSVPAPKKLEPTPSPRQLAWQEMEFYAFIHFSMNTFTDDEWGYGDKDPKLFNPTNLDCKQWARVCKEAGMKGIILTAKHHDGFCLWPTKTTDYSIKQSPWKNGKGDLVKELREACDEYGLKLGIYLSPWDRNNANYGTPAYIDIFRNQLRELLTNYGELFEVWFDGANGGDGYYGGARETRKIDRKTFYDWPNTYKIVRELQPNACLFSDAGPDVRWVGTEEGFANKTNWSTLRRDEVWPGWPHYVQLRSGHEDGNYWVPAEVNTSIRPGWFYHEREDNMVKSLPQLMDIYYHSVGRNGTFLLNLPVDRRGLIHPIDEKNLIALGKQIKEDFENNLVSSYAEITASEVRGNNERYNPKQLLDNNIDTYWATNDNVVNASFTITFDEPKTFNRILLQEDIKLGQRVKKFHVEIQKDGKWNTVADETTIGYKRILRIPSTTTTKVKVVIDDAKASIVLSTFGLYDAPPMLVEPKLFRTQDGKVYIIAPDQESKIYYTLDGTNPVENTNRIEYTAPFTLVKKAIVRAVIENPKTSKFSPVAHRKFDIPSTNWKLIGRNVKDFKNIINGQSHNFGQIKKNKKGMIIDLGKTYTIDGFRYLPIQNRWSMNFIKKYAFYISMDGKRWGNPVLKGAFDNIRNHPIEQTVTGANRKGRYIKFVPIETIDNGKAASIASFDILTK, from the coding sequence ATGAAAAAACTAACGACATTAATACTTGCAGTACTACTTTTTACACAGTGTTCTAGTGTGCCTGCACCTAAAAAGTTAGAACCGACTCCATCCCCAAGGCAATTGGCTTGGCAAGAGATGGAATTTTATGCATTCATTCATTTCAGTATGAACACATTTACTGATGATGAGTGGGGATATGGAGATAAAGACCCTAAACTTTTCAACCCCACAAATCTTGACTGCAAACAATGGGCAAGAGTGTGCAAAGAGGCTGGAATGAAAGGAATCATCCTTACTGCAAAACATCATGATGGATTCTGTCTATGGCCGACTAAAACAACAGACTACTCCATTAAGCAGTCACCTTGGAAGAATGGTAAAGGGGATTTGGTAAAAGAGTTAAGAGAAGCATGTGATGAATATGGTCTTAAACTAGGTATCTATCTATCTCCATGGGATCGTAACAATGCAAATTATGGAACACCAGCATATATCGATATATTCAGAAATCAACTTCGTGAACTTCTAACTAACTATGGTGAATTATTTGAAGTATGGTTTGATGGAGCCAATGGTGGGGATGGATACTATGGAGGTGCTAGAGAAACAAGAAAAATTGATAGAAAAACATTCTACGATTGGCCCAATACATATAAAATTGTTCGTGAACTTCAACCAAATGCTTGTCTATTTAGCGATGCTGGACCAGACGTAAGATGGGTTGGTACAGAAGAAGGATTTGCAAATAAAACAAATTGGAGTACTTTAAGAAGAGACGAAGTTTGGCCAGGTTGGCCTCACTATGTTCAATTAAGATCTGGACATGAGGATGGGAATTACTGGGTACCTGCAGAGGTAAATACGTCTATAAGACCAGGTTGGTTTTATCACGAAAGAGAGGATAATATGGTTAAATCATTGCCTCAATTAATGGATATTTATTACCACTCAGTAGGACGTAATGGAACATTCCTTTTAAATCTCCCTGTAGATAGAAGAGGTCTTATTCATCCTATAGATGAAAAAAATCTTATCGCTCTTGGTAAACAGATTAAAGAAGACTTTGAAAATAATTTAGTTTCTTCTTATGCAGAAATTACTGCTTCAGAAGTTCGAGGTAATAACGAAAGATATAACCCAAAACAGTTATTGGACAACAATATAGACACATACTGGGCTACCAATGATAATGTTGTAAATGCTAGCTTCACCATCACATTTGACGAACCAAAAACATTTAACAGAATCCTACTTCAAGAAGATATCAAGCTTGGACAAAGAGTGAAGAAGTTTCATGTAGAAATTCAAAAAGATGGAAAATGGAATACAGTTGCAGATGAAACAACCATTGGTTACAAGCGGATCCTTCGTATTCCATCAACAACAACCACAAAAGTAAAAGTAGTTATTGATGATGCTAAAGCTTCAATTGTTCTTTCTACATTTGGCCTTTACGATGCGCCTCCAATGCTTGTTGAACCAAAACTTTTCCGTACTCAAGATGGAAAAGTGTATATTATTGCTCCTGATCAAGAGTCTAAGATATACTATACTCTAGATGGAACAAATCCTGTAGAGAACACAAATAGAATAGAATATACTGCTCCTTTCACTCTTGTTAAAAAAGCAATTGTTCGTGCTGTGATTGAAAATCCCAAAACATCCAAGTTTAGTCCAGTTGCTCATCGTAAGTTTGATATCCCATCAACAAATTGGAAGCTAATTGGTCGAAATGTAAAAGATTTCAAGAATATTATAAATGGACAATCACACAATTTCGGTCAAATCAAGAAGAATAAAAAGGGAATGATAATTGACCTTGGAAAAACTTATACGATTGACGGATTTAGATACCTACCAATTCAGAATAGATGGAGTATGAACTTTATCAAAAAATATGCTTTTTACATCAGTATGGATGGTAAACGTTGGGGAAACCCAGTACTTAAAGGGGCATTTGATAATATCAGAAACCACCCAATAGAACAAACAGTAACTGGCGCAAATCGAAAAGGTCGTTACATTAAATTTGTTCCAATAGAAACAATTGACAATGGTAAAGCTGCTTCAATAGCTTCTTTTGATATTCTCACAAAATAA